Below is a window of Phycisphaerae bacterium DNA.
CCGCGCTGGGACCGTCTGTTTTCGCGGCTCATTCGGCGGTCATTCGTGAAGCGGTCATTTATGCTCTTCATGGTGATCCGACCGGGCGCACTGACGAACTGCTGGGGAACCTTGTTCGTGCCCATGTGATCATGGATGGACCCATGAAAGAGACGGGCGAGGCCGCGCTTCATGTGCCTCTGCCTCGGGAGAAGGGCGTCACGCGGGCGCTGGTATTGACCGCGGCGGGCCGGGAAGCGGAAGCGATGGCCCAGTTGGAGTTCCTGCGGGGCGCGACCGGAGCGGATGGGCCCACACTTGCGGATGCGTATGTGTCGCTATCGAGTCAGTTCGCTCCAAAGCCGCAATTCGCGGATCAGGCGATTCGCTGGGCCGAACGCGCCCGGGATCTGAACCCGGGCATTCCGCTTGCGCACTACGCGCTGTTCGGGCTTTATCTGAACCGCGGTGATGAAGCGGCGGCATTTGCCGCGGCGAAGAAATTCGTGGAGGTGATGCCGGATCGCGACCAGGCATTCACGGCACTGATGAACCAGGAGCGCCGCCGGCCGGAAAGCGGAATCTGGACGAAACTTCGCGCTGCATTTCCGGATTACCCGGAAATGCCGGTCGAGATGGAGACGACATCGCAACCCGCGACAGACCCGGCGACGCTGCCCGAGGATCCGACTCCGATCACCAGCCAGCCTCAATCGGATGAACAGTCCGATTGATGATCGGCACGGGTCGAGGGTCGCAGCGGCGTAACACGTCCAGTCAGGCCGGCGGCAGGCGAAGGCGGAAGACACCGGGAATCGTCGCCCGCAGCCAGTCTTCGAGATCGACTTCGGTCATGGCCAGCAACTCGCCCTGATCGAGGAAGACGCCGTTGCATCCACCACAATGCTCGAAGTATAGCGGTAAGCGGCTTTCAACCACGAGTTGGATCATGCGAGTGCCGCATCTCGGACACTGAATCGGCCCGACGCCATCGAGCGACGCATGGGCATTCGAAGCGCGGCCGGGCGACTGACTCGCGCCAGACTCAATGCCGGCGACCGCGTCGGTGTCGTCGCGGATCCGCTCGGCCTCCCTCGCGTCGAGCCAGACTCCCCGGCAACCGGTGCAGCGGTCTATAGTGATCCGGCCTACCTGCTGCAAATCCATTTCTGATGCGCATTTCGGGCATTTCACAATCACACGCTCCATTGGTTACAGGGGAACAGCAGCCGACTCGCCACTGACCGGGAGTGCGGGCAGCGGCCTGGTGCGCTCATCCTACGCGGAAATCAGCCCGCCTGCGTCACCCTCCATTCCAGGTGCCGGCGCTATTACATCAAGCGGCCCATGGCGATTGCTAATTCCGGACCGGCATCGGAATGCCCGACCCCTCAGATCGTACCGGTGCGTTCGGCTCGAAAACGCCAGCAATGTGCGTGCCGCAATCAGGACATAAGCCCGGAGTTCGCATTCGATTCCGCCGAACGTCAAATCCACGGCGTTCGATGACGGTTGAGCCGCACGCCGGACAACAAGTGTTTTCACGATTGCCGACCGCGCCGGCGGCGTTGCCAGCGTAAACATATCTCAAACCCGCGGATCTGCCGATTTCGTGCGCGCGGATGAGCGTGGCCTCGGGGGTTCGGCCAGGATCGGTCATTCTGTAGTCCGGGTGAAACGCAGTGACATGCCAGGGTATGTCGCGCGACACACCGGCAAGGAACGCGGCGATCGACCGAAGTTCGTCATCGCCATCATTGAAACCGGGAATGACCAGCGTGACGATCTCGACCCAGTATTTCATCGCGACGAGTTGTTCAATCGTCGCCAGGACATTGGAGAGCACGCCGCCGAGTTCGCGATAATGGCGATCGTCGAAACTCTTGAGATCGACCTTGTACAAATCGACGAACGGTCGCAGGAAGCGGAGCACTTCAGGCGTGCCGTTGCCGTTGGAAACGTAGCCGCAGGTGATGCCATGTGATCTGGCGCGCTCAAAGATCCGGACCGCCCATTCGCTGGTGATGAGCGGTTCGTTATAGGTGGAGACCATGACCCGCACGCCGTGATCGACGGCCATCCGAACAACGTCCTCGGCCGTGACCGCCTGCGGACGGCTGATCGCCTCGTCGTCGCGGAGCGCTTGCGAAGTGACCCAATTCTGGCAATACGCGCAATGGAAATCGCAACCGAGCATTCCGAAGGAAAGCGCATCGCGCCCCGGGAAGGCGTGATAGAACGGTTTCTTCTCGATCGGGTCGATCTGTATTCCGGCGACATAACCCGAAGGCACGCGCAACTCACCCTCGTGATTGAATCGCACGCGGCACACGCCGGCTCGTCCGGGCTTAATCAGGCAACGGTGGCCGCAGGCAAGGCAGCGAACAGCGGCCTCGGATTCGACGCGAACTAGCGCGGGATCCGCAGCCACGGTGCTCTCTTCGAGCAGATTTTTCAATGATATGACGGCGGCCATTGTTGAAGCCTCCGCAGTTCCGCCTCAACCGGGACTGATGATCGAACCGGTTGGGATCGGAAGACCCAATAAAATGATAGCATGATCTCGAACGACAGTCGCGGCGTTCGTCGCGTCCGGTCCGGTGCGTCAGTTGCCTATCAGGCGAAAGACGAACGGGCCGATATCGTCGCCGTTGAGCAGCGTGTCGGCATTGGCGTCGAGAATGCAGAGATTCGAAGGATCGGGCTCTTCGGCGAGGAGCTGCCCGACGAAATAATCCACATCGGATACAAGCGGATCGCATTCATCCGCGAAGCCGTTGCCGTTGCAGTCGGTCTGGCAGACGTCCGGGATACCATCGCCGTTGCAGTCGCCGCTGGTACCCTGGTCGATATCGAGCGCGTCCAGCACGCCGTTACGGTCGCAATCCAGGGACGATCCCGGAAATCGCAGGTAATACACCGCGCCCGAAGGCTGCGTGCTGCCGAACTGATACGACGGGACATTGACCTGAACGCGATAGGACCGGAAAGGGAGGACAAACGGATTCGGCCCGAACAACTGCGATGTTTCGATTGATCCGTCCGGGTGGACATAATCCCACTGCCAGCCAATCCACGGTGCCGGATTCGCGGCATCTTCGGCGGCTGATCGTTCCTCGAGGATAACTTCGGTTGCGCCGAAATCCGCCGTGGCGGCCTGCATGCGCCGCTTGACGACCCTGACGTCGGCAAGCCGCACCGGAACGCTTGAGGGTATGCCGATGAGATTGATCCCCGGGGCGACATTCGAGAGCATGACGTCCGCTCCGTCCTCAAAAACGTAGGGCAACGCGCGATAGGACTCCAGGGCGTTGATCCAATTTCTGGCTGCTGCATTGGATTTCACCCGCAACTCGTATCCACTGCCGCTACCACACGCTTCAAAGTGCGCGGGATAGGACTGGAACGACGGTGGATTGTGCAGGGCGTCGTTGAGCAGCGTAAAGAGCGCGTTGTTGAAGGACGTCGAAAAGCCGATCGAATTCTCCGGCTGCTGCTGAGTCGGTGTCGCCGGCAAGGAAAAGGACAACACGCCTTCCTCAGGAACATAATCAAACAACGGCGACGAATCGGCCTTCCGCACCTCGATCGCGCCGGCAGCATTGTCCAGCAGCCACAGGGCTGCCGCCAGATTCTCTTCGGCGCATTGAAGAATCTGATCTTCCGGCAGCAGAAAGCCGCCCTCGGCGCTTGTTCTAGGCCGCACTTCGGGCGTGAACGCAAGGGAGCCATGCCGGGCATAAGCGTATTCGTTGTAGTCGCCGTTGGTGGCGTAAATGGTGTAGCTGCTCTGTCCGGGGACGTAGACCTTGCCATGAACGCCGAAGACCAATTCGGACAGCTTTTTTCCGATCGCCCGCATCGACGAAAAGCTCTCGGCCGTCACGCTCGATGTGTATCCCCATGAGAAGAGCCAAAGCTGGCTGTAGGAGTGGTAGCTGACGCTGATCGTCGGTTTGTGGGCGGCGACGAAGTTCTGAATCGCCTGTGTCTCCGGTTCGGACGCCGCAGACGGCCCGCGATAGGTTTCTGCGCACCGATTTCCGCTGGAACCGCTGTTGTCATATCCCCAGTTGTGAGCATAGTTGCGGTTGATATCAACACCGCGGCAGCTTGAACCCGCGTTGACGGTGCGGTTCTTGCGCCACATGCGGGCGTTCTGCTCCGCCGGTCCATACCATGTGTACCAATAGCCATCAGGATTCGCGATGGGTACAAGCCAAACGACGGTGTGATCGACAATGTGCTGCACCTGCGGATCGGTCGCGTATCGACTCGTCAGATACTCGGCAAGATAGAGCATTGTTTCGTGGGTGGCCCATTCGCGAGCGTGCGTAACCCCCTTGAACAATACAACCTCTTCATCCGGTTCGACCGTGTCCGGATTGTCAGTGATTTTCAGTGCCCAGATGTCGCGGCCTTCAACAGACAGGCCGATTGAGACGAGGCGGACGAAGTCCGGATAGGCCGCGGCGAGATTCTGCAGGAAGCAGAGACTCTCTCCGGGATTGTGAAAAACGTCGTAGGGTTGCAGGCTGGTGCCAATTTGCTGGCAGTCAATCGGCACGCCGCGCGGATTGACCGCATCCGCACCGGATTGCGGCGGGACCGGGCCGGGAAGTAGCGGTTCGATCGACGGGATTCGCTTGATCGCGAGTGTATTCCACGGCGCGAACTGAAGGATGTGATCGGCGACGGAACCGCTGTCTTCGAACGGCACACCTCGCAAGGACAAGGCCGCGACTTCATCCGAGGAGAGAATCAGGACGGCGTGTCGGCTGCCGTCGTCGTCGCGATCGATCGCACAGGTGTCAAGCCGGTCGTGAAGCCAATCTTGTAGATCGGCAGGCTGCCGCTCGAATACATCGACCGAGATGCGGATAAGTCGTGCATCCGGTCCGGTGACGTCCCGATCCGGCAACATTGGAAGCGAATCTGCCACGGGGGACGGCGCGACAATCGGCTCGACCCGCTCCGCCCCCATGGCGGCCGATGAATTCAGACACCATACGGCGAGAACAGGGACGAGCAAACGCAGCCGACCGATCGAGAACGAAGTCACTGGCATGATTCGCATGATGTTCCACCCACCTTAAACTCCCCGTACACCATGATAACCCAATTAAGCCGAAGGACTCAAATCCAAACGTCCGGAATTGGGCAGGAACTTCCCGCGAATGCACAGGAAACCTCGTTGACTCAAGTGATCATGGGCTGACGGGTGTGGACCCATCCAGAGTATGAAATCGCGACACCGCAAGCTAGCGAACAAATGCGTCGGCTGCCAGCTCCATGACATGACGAACATGAACGCCGGTGTGATGTTCGATCTGATGTCGACAACTGAAGCCGGTTACGGCAACGGTCGAGTCGCCGCGATCGCGCACCGCGGGAAACAGTCGTTGCTCCCCGACAGCACGAGCCGTGTCGTAGTGCTCCTTCTCATGTCCAAAGGAGCCGGCCATTCCGCAGCAGCCGCTGTTGATCTCTGAGGCACGGCCGTCAGCAATGAGTTGCAGCAGTGCCAGGGTATCAGCCGTCCCACCCAGCGCCTTCTGATGGCAGTGTCCGTGGAGGCGAATCGGCATCGCCAACGGCGAGTTTCGTGGCGCCGCGCCGTGATTCGCCCGGAGGTGTCGTACGACGAATGACTCGGCCGATTGGGCGCAAGATGCAATCGCCCTGGCTTGCTCGGTTCTCACCAACTGCGGCCACTCATCGATCATGGCCGACAAGCAGCTCGGCTCGGTCACAACGATGGAGGCGCCGCGAGCCACCAACGGCGCCAGTGATTCGACATTGCTCAGCGCCTGTTGTGAGGCGATATCCAGCATGCCCTTGCTGATCGCAGGCCTGCCACAGCAGACGGTCGGTGGAACCCACACGCGATATCCGAGTGCTTCAAGAACCGTGACCGTGGCGATCCCGACCTGCGGCGTGAAATGGTTGGTCCATGTATCAACATAGTAAATGACTGATTGAGAGCCTGCATTGATATCGGCCGGAGACTCCGTGAAGTGCCTTCGATCCGGCACTGGGCGATTGACCGGATTCGAGCGACCGGCGAAC
It encodes the following:
- a CDS encoding zf-TFIIB domain-containing protein, translated to MKCPKCASEMDLQQVGRITIDRCTGCRGVWLDAREAERIRDDTDAVAGIESGASQSPGRASNAHASLDGVGPIQCPRCGTRMIQLVVESRLPLYFEHCGGCNGVFLDQGELLAMTEVDLEDWLRATIPGVFRLRLPPA
- the amrS gene encoding AmmeMemoRadiSam system radical SAM enzyme; translation: MAAVISLKNLLEESTVAADPALVRVESEAAVRCLACGHRCLIKPGRAGVCRVRFNHEGELRVPSGYVAGIQIDPIEKKPFYHAFPGRDALSFGMLGCDFHCAYCQNWVTSQALRDDEAISRPQAVTAEDVVRMAVDHGVRVMVSTYNEPLITSEWAVRIFERARSHGITCGYVSNGNGTPEVLRFLRPFVDLYKVDLKSFDDRHYRELGGVLSNVLATIEQLVAMKYWVEIVTLVIPGFNDGDDELRSIAAFLAGVSRDIPWHVTAFHPDYRMTDPGRTPEATLIRAHEIGRSAGLRYVYAGNAAGAVGNRENTCCPACGSTVIERRGFDVRRNRMRTPGLCPDCGTHIAGVFEPNAPVRSEGSGIPMPVRN
- a CDS encoding zinc carboxypeptidase, whose product is MRIMPVTSFSIGRLRLLVPVLAVWCLNSSAAMGAERVEPIVAPSPVADSLPMLPDRDVTGPDARLIRISVDVFERQPADLQDWLHDRLDTCAIDRDDDGSRHAVLILSSDEVAALSLRGVPFEDSGSVADHILQFAPWNTLAIKRIPSIEPLLPGPVPPQSGADAVNPRGVPIDCQQIGTSLQPYDVFHNPGESLCFLQNLAAAYPDFVRLVSIGLSVEGRDIWALKITDNPDTVEPDEEVVLFKGVTHAREWATHETMLYLAEYLTSRYATDPQVQHIVDHTVVWLVPIANPDGYWYTWYGPAEQNARMWRKNRTVNAGSSCRGVDINRNYAHNWGYDNSGSSGNRCAETYRGPSAASEPETQAIQNFVAAHKPTISVSYHSYSQLWLFSWGYTSSVTAESFSSMRAIGKKLSELVFGVHGKVYVPGQSSYTIYATNGDYNEYAYARHGSLAFTPEVRPRTSAEGGFLLPEDQILQCAEENLAAALWLLDNAAGAIEVRKADSSPLFDYVPEEGVLSFSLPATPTQQQPENSIGFSTSFNNALFTLLNDALHNPPSFQSYPAHFEACGSGSGYELRVKSNAAARNWINALESYRALPYVFEDGADVMLSNVAPGINLIGIPSSVPVRLADVRVVKRRMQAATADFGATEVILEERSAAEDAANPAPWIGWQWDYVHPDGSIETSQLFGPNPFVLPFRSYRVQVNVPSYQFGSTQPSGAVYYLRFPGSSLDCDRNGVLDALDIDQGTSGDCNGDGIPDVCQTDCNGNGFADECDPLVSDVDYFVGQLLAEEPDPSNLCILDANADTLLNGDDIGPFVFRLIGN